The Drosophila gunungcola strain Sukarami chromosome 2L unlocalized genomic scaffold, Dgunungcola_SK_2 000007F, whole genome shotgun sequence genome includes a region encoding these proteins:
- the LOC128253186 gene encoding uncharacterized protein LOC128253186 produces MPAQKPPEIKFPMHNVHFKQTLGNLKVACTLALVAPLLLYTFRNNARKRKYRNFYSKYDPLDAFDRMMSGGYLSSCPPGSGPKKDK; encoded by the exons ATGCCGGCACAAAAG CCCCCCGAAATCAAGTTTCCCATGCATAATGTACACTTCAAGCAAACGCTTGGCAACTTGAAAGTGGCTTGCACTCTTGCCCTGGTAGCCCCACTTCTTCTCTACACTTTCAGAAATAATGCACGCAAAAGGAAGTATAGGAACTTCTACTCCAAATACGATCCGCTAGATGCTTTCGACCGCATGATGAGTGGAGGCTACTTGTCTTCCTGTCCTCCGGGAAGTGGTCCCAAAAAGGATAAATAG